The region GCGTcctcatttaaaaggaaaaaaaaaaggtttaattgCGTCATCGCTGTCTGggatatttgcatgtttttgtttgttttgttggtaAAGAGTGTGGATATAAAAGTCATCTCGACGCGTTGCTGTGGTATTTTTGTTgattcttttgttattttttttcgaTTTTTCACACCGGCTGCACTTTGTGGTACTTCAAACAGGTGTTAAAGTATAAAGAGATGAATATTGTTTAAACCTATAACAAAGAgtaaatatttcctctttttttaatttcctaaCACTAAGGCTGTGCCACAAACCTTCTTCTGAAGACTGATAAAAGCCTTGCTTTCTTTGCTCTGTTTATCTTTTGCCGTCAGTGTATCTCAAACTCGCCTGCACTTTTTCTTTgagtcaaggaaaaaaaaaaacaacgaaaGGTCCGTGACTGACATCGACCACGTGTTTCAAGTGTTTGAAGACTGCCTAACAGTTTTCGCCTGCTCTTTTCACATTCCGTgacccccttccctccccacgCCTCCGTCTGCTGAGGATAAGTGTAATTACGATGGGTTCAGAGTAGAGGAAGCTTAATACGCGTGTTTCACACCTCTCGCACAAGTGAACACAGAGACGGGTCACACTGAACGGTTCTGGATcatagtttaaaaaaacagcaacaggacAATACTGGACAACTGACCAAACGGCTGATTAGCTGCGCACCGACGTGTTGGTGCACCGAGGATCCATTGGAAACTCCAGGAGTGCAGGATCCCTCCTGCAGGATCCGTTTGTAAACTGGACTGTTCCTCAAACTGGACTGGAGTCAGCTGCCGAGGTCTAAACAGGAGgattaaaacattttcaaaaaaaaaaaaaacaacacctgaaaactgtacatttttttaaatgtgggaGAGCAAACTGGCATTTGTAAATATTATGTTTGTCGTTTTGTTTGATTGACCGGCTGGATCTTTTCATTGTGACGGCAGGTGCAAGTTTAGATGACTTATGTGATTTATCACCCACGCTATATGTTTCAATTCCCCATTATTTCCTGTATCCAAAAGCTAACAGACATGACTTCTAAACACACAAGTGGATGCTCACAGCTTGGCCTATTTTGTGGTCTTACGGCTCTCTAAAGCAGACTGCAGGGGGACGGCGTTTGTTTGAAACAGGTCTTTTTGATTAGAAAGCAGAGGAACTGTCGCAGGAGGCAAATTATGAAAAGTGGGAAGATGTTTCACAGGATTTTCAAAACCAAACCAAGATTCAGAGGAATTTTACTTGTGATGATGTTGAGTTTTTATCGTTTGTGCCTCACGTTGTCTCGAGCATTGTTATACAGTAAAAACTGCAAGCAGAAGGTTGTGGAATCCTTTTTCAGATTctcacatttgtttgttttaatgcctTTTGCATTCTAGTCCTCAGTTTTTGCATTTTGTTCCTCATACTATATTTACCCCAATATCATTGACCCAggaatcattattattattattattattattatattattattattattattattattattattgacagcCAACAGATAATGGAAGCACACTCACTAAAGTTACATGTTTACAGGTTTGATGTTGGCTTCAAACAtggtaaaataagaaaaaatatatatatctagGTCATTTtctcatatgtgtgtgtgtctatgtacacacacacacacacacacagatatctTACATTTATTGATGGAATGAAGAAGTGAAGTGAAGGCTTGCACCTGTTTGTTTCATTTAGTCTGATTCAGCAACTTGCTTAAAGCTCAAGATACTGTGAGAGGGTTTAATGACCAGAATTGTTGAAAGAATTTAATATTTCTATTTCAAATAGAGGCTATTACACACTGTATGTTGTGTATCTGAActggaaaacattaaaaaaaaaaaaaacatttttaaacaaaagtgtTGCATTTTCTGTCACACTGTCAGAGGGGCGTCATCAACTGCGTTGTGGCGTTTTACCGCTAGAGGGCAGAATTTCATCAACATTTCAGTGTATTGACAGAACATATAGATTTACTCATATAGTTATAGACCCTAAGGAACATATAGATTTACTTTACTGTAAATGAGCTAATATTATTCCCTGCTTGCTCATAAAGATTAGACATCCTGACAATAAGtgcctgtttgttttgctgaaCAATGTTTGTCAGCATTGTTTTATGAttcagtgatgatgaagagcttGAATGACCGTTTTGCACACGTCCCTGCAATtgcgttgttttttttaaatcgtcttcatgtgtgtttgctcaCTAATTATACATGGAAAAACTTCTGCACCCTGTTGACATACaataatcacatttcctccataGGGGGCAGTGTGGAGGCTAACGGCATAAAAGGAGCTGCACTGCCGCATCAGAAAAAGGAGGTTTAATGCTTTTTAGAATAATCAGAAAGACTATGCTTCAACCAAGTGTTATGTTGAGTCATTATTGCTTAACGTACAAGAGTAGAGCCATCTCGGTTTTGGTTTTGATATAATTTGTTGCTTGGCTACGAGGTCCTTACCAAGTTTACAGATAAATGACTTATTATATTTGATGTAAAAGACATTTCAGTCTGCTCATAGAGGTCAAGCTGCAAAACCAATGAAGAAAAACTGCTTTAGTGTTTTGTGACAGGAGAAATAATGACTTTTATTGATTCAAAAGGGGGGCATTTTCAAATTAATTGGTGCTTTGCAACAAAGTATTGCAAACAATTCCAACAACATCAAATTGTTACTTGTGATTATGGGAAAGAAGACGGCAGCGTTTCAGCCAACGTTTTCAGGGATGAAGGGCAGGGACGAGGGAGAGCGGCAGTTGGCGTAGAAGATCTGAAAGTTCTCGTCCACCTTCATCTTCCCCCTCAGGTGTTTCTCCAGGTCCTGGACCCTCATTTCCGTCACCTCGCTGTCCAGGCTGTTCATGGCCACGGCAGCAAACGACGGCAGGAGAGTTCGGACATTGTGCGGCGCGTTTACGTCGTAGTCGGTGCAGCAGTAGGCCGACCACAACTCGTCGGGGATGCCCACACGGTTCTGGTTATTTCGACGGATGGTGTTGCCCGTCGTGGTCACCCCGGTGACGATGTAGGCCCTGCCAAGGCAGAAGTTGTTGAGGCGGATGCGGATCCTCTCTACATACTCCCGCCAGGGCCCGATGTTGAACTCCCGTATCATCGGGACCACGTTGGTGAGGGAGTAGGTGGCGGCGCGGTCTTCAACGGCAGACTGGTGCTGGTCGGGATTCAGCTGACCTCTTTCATACTGCACCACATTAGAGTAGTCGTCCAGCACCGCCTGGGTGTCTTCAAAGCTCTTGTGCAGGTAACCGGTGGGGAAGGGCATCATGTTTCCATTCCCGGTGGTTTCTGCCAGctgaaaagacaaataaagggtttatttttttactttctatATATTAATGGAATCTTTTGAATTGTAGTTTGTTGATCAGAcaatgaaaaaacaacaacagtccAATTAGTGGAAGCACGCTGCAGGGAGACTTGGTTAAGCCTTTTCTATTTCTGAATCTTATTAATTTATCGTGTTGGTTTTTCTTAATAGGGCGGAAATGCTGGCGCTGACCTGGGGCTCATACATCCAGGGGTAGTCCACATGGGTGCTCCTGTCCGTCTTTTTGAAGGTGTAAGCCGAGTACACCGGAATGCGCGTTTCTGGATCGTACAGCGTCACGTATCGGGGACGGTCCGCGTAGCGTTGGCAGATCTTCTTCAAGCTGGGCGGCAGGATCCCCCGCGGGGGCGTTCCCATGTACAGCGAGTTCTTGCATGTCTCGATGTGGTTGAAATCCTCCACCACTGTCGCTGAGAGCACAGGTAGGAGCAGGATCATCCAAAGAGCCCGTTTGAAAGCACTCATGACGAGGACCATCTCCTCAGTCTCCCCAGGAAGCTAATGGCCGGAGAGGATCACAGCCACGATTTTAATTGCCAGATAGCAGGAATGCAAATCAGGTCGAGTGTGACCTCCTGAACAGCCGCCTCGCATGTAGGCGTAGACAACCAGGGCCTACAAGTGTAAAATAGCACTAAATAAGTGGACAGAAACTGTATTTATCACATTACAAGTAGAACTTTATTTGAATTATGATTAGAATTCATTTTTGGTTGAGTCTCCCTGGTGAGCGTCTGGAGTCTGAATGATGATGAAACCCAGCACGATCAAAGGTTAAATTCAGAGCTGTGTTATCCATGCAAAACTAAAACGCAAAACTCTCTTATCTCCTCTGGCGCCAAACAAAAGGCCTAGTAACCAGTGTCCTTTTGGAGATACATGGCGTTAGTGAGGGCTAATTCAGCAAGCAAAAGAGGagtaaaatatgaaaatgaaacgtgaaggggaggacagggactGGACTCATGATGATAGATATGTTTACATGTTACCAAAAGATGCATGTATTATCATTACAGAATGAAGTGATTGACAACTAGTCACTTCAGTAATGTTAGAATTTTAGATCCACCACTTAGACCATTAGCATTCTATagccagagcagagctgcaaagAGCCGTGTATTTAGTGTGTTGGCATGATACCATTTAATAGCAGAAAGCAGGTACGTTCCAATGATACAATaaattctgtttcttcttctccaccccCTCCAACTGCTTCTCCAAAAGGCTGAGCACCTAATGGGTACAAATGTGAACTAATCAAACtgttaataaacacaaaatgctGTGAAATTACAGTATCTTCATCCTGTGAATATTATTCATTCGGATAAATTCATTTATGCCGTGACTGATGCTGGCCTAAACAACGTGCTTCATCTCAATCGTCGGGCTTTTCAGGTGCAGCCtttttccatccattttcttcttctcatgcAAATGTGGGCTGTTTGTCAGATTAGTGGAGCAACAATTATTCACTCGTCTAATCAGTCACTTTGAGTGGCTGAAGGTTGAGAGTCATGGAGGGACCAGCTGGTATCTCATCTAATCTGGAGTTATGGCCAGCATAATTTACACAGTtaattcaaaagaaaaaacGTACTCCTGCATCCTATTTTAATTCTGGGGTTTTGTTCGTTATGTTGGTCAAATAATCGTGCTAACCGTAATATCATATATAAAGATGATGTGTTTGCTTCCACATTTCTTGTTTGGTCATGTCTGTGGAAAACCATACTGAGTTGGAAACACCGCTGAGATTTGTTGTAATGAAATGGGAGAAGATTATGTTGAAAACCAGTCATTTGACTTATCCTTTTTATTGAGAGTGTTAGGTCTAATTACTGTATTTATACAGTTGTGTACGGTGTTGGGCAAAAAACACGTATCTTGGCCGCTAGGTGGCGGCACAGTCGCGTGGATGAATACAAATGAAATAACTAGTGGGAATCTTATGTTTATGAGTGGCTTAAAAAGAATTGGTGATTATTACTTAATAGATGTATTTTAACACACGGGATATTTAAATGAATGCATTTCAAAGATGGATTTGCAATAATTCTTTACTTTTTAAAGCGAATTTTTTTAATCTTGGGTGCAACAAAATGCATTTCGTGTGTTAGGTGCTTTTGACACGAGCTTGCTTATTTCAGACCCACAACAATGTATCAGTTTTGTTTCACTGTGTTCCACTGACATCACTGTTCTGTTATGTATCCCCGTtagaccaccagggggcgatgaTTCACAGTTTTCCTGAGTGAGGGATCCGTCCTGACCGAGTGCTGCACCAAAACCCGCTGATTGGTCCAAGTAACCACGTGGGTTTGAACATTGACCAATAGAATGTGGCCTGATCGGAGATTGTTGCTAAGGCACCTcagagggttaaaaaaaaaaaaaaaaagaaatctgtcagCAGTCTCCCTCCACCATTTCACTCACACTCGTTTGCCTCTTCATctgttctgcttcctcctcgTCTGCCTCTCACTGTGTGCTCAGGGTCGCCGCTCTGCCTGCCTGTTATTGGCTGCTGGCAGACGAATGCAGCAGTGCAGCGAGTAATGCATTTGCATTGTGAGCCACAAAGACCAGACCCTCCCTCACAAACCCGGATCTGGAGCCCTGCCTCCCCCCTGGTTTTCCTGTCACTTGACATTTGAGCTcagccagcaccagcagcctttTCTACCCCCAGTTTACCGAAATAAAACCAATGGATTTTATAGGCGTCTCTTCCGtgatttggtttttaaatagctgaaataataaaacattctgAAAACCGCAGTAACCTTGCACATTGGGTGTGTAGCTTAATGCTAAAGATGTGTGCAAAATCAAAATGCTGCCTTTAGTGTGAAAAGAAAGCGTCAACTAGTTGCAGGGTTTTGTGAGAGGACAAGTCTGTGTCAGTTGAAGCGGAGGGATTTAAAATATCTCCTCTACTGTACTGGCTGTGTTCCAGCTCACTTActctatctctctcacacacacacacacacacacacacacacacacacacacacacaccacacacacacacacacacacacagaggaagagggaaataAAGCCTCTCCGTGCCCCTGTCTGCTGTTattcccctcctcctgcctcctgtaGTTCACTGCAAAAAATGACTGGGAGGACACTCTCTGCACCCATTGGCCAAAAGacgatgattgacagctcacaGGGCTCCGCCCCCGCCGGTCTCCGAGCGTGGATCGGTCTGCCGCGAGAGCCCGAGCATCAGAGAGCGgagtggaaacaggaagaggaggagaggggaagaaaggagagagaggaccgGGTGAGACCAGGTGGCGAGGAGTGAAAGAGGAAAAGGGGAGCAGAGGGGGTGTGTGgaccaaagaaaacaaaaagaggtAAAAGAGGAGTAGAGAGGAGCAGCCGAatacgcgcgtgtgtgtttgtgtgtgcgcgcgtgcgtgtacTGCCGGGTGAGCGTGGAGGTGCAGAGGGATGGATGCGTGTTGctgtttctgctctgtgtcTGCCTTATTTGCTCTGAACCTGAACCATCAGACTGGTCTGAACACACTGCAGCGTGATGTAGCTGCAGACTGGGCTGCATGTTGAGCCATgaagccaacacacacacgtacacacacacacacatgcagagctcacgtgcacagacatggtgcaggagcagaaatgatgaATGGTGTGATGGGGAATCGTTGTGCCTACGTCCTGTGCTCtgtggatttatttgtttatttatttatttttttgaactGTTGAATGTCTGCAGCCGTGCGGGAGGTGTACAGTAGTAAAGCGTGTTGGTTCTCTTCCAGTCTGCAGCTATACCCCTGCTGTCACTGCTTTAACTGCCCTCAAAGTTCACCTGTGGGCAGAACACTTCTCACacttacacccccccccccccccctttgactTTGCTGTGGTTTTATCCGACGAAAGGGCTCGAATGGAGCAAACAAATGGTATCTATGGTAACTGTCAGGGCTAGAGAATATGCAGCCAATGTATGCTTTCAATTGAGATAATTGCCACCACCTGGAGGTGGGATTCTAGCTCGCATTCACCAACAGGTCAGCTGTCtgtgacacacacgtgcacacacgtgctgAACCTTTTAACAATTGTCTTTGTtcacagaaagagaaggagaaataCAGAACATATCACATTGCGAGCCTGAGACAccccctcttctttttcttgacctTGCCTTGGTACATTCCAGCACCCCTCGGAGGGGCTGTGCTTTATGGAGCATACACCGGGAGAAGCCGCTCTCACAGAAGGGAGAAGGGGGCTAGAGGAGAGGGAAGCAGGGCTGCGGGGATGTTATTTTTAGAACTGTGATTGATATTCGGCTCGTACTGTACGCTCTTCCTCCGCTATTGCATTGCAATTTCAGGCGCGGATCCAATGAAAGCAAGACTTGTCTGTGTTTTGCTTTCTCtcacctcctgcttctcctccatctgctcttaTCATGTCTCAGCTCCTCGCGTTAGCTTGCCTGGGAGCCACCAGAGACAGGCCTGGTCTGGTGCAGCACATCCTTTTATGGTCTAGGGTCTGTGTCCTGAAAACACACGTGCCCATTTAGCAAGAGATGTGCATCTGCGCCGGTTATCTGCAGCTAGCAAGGAGAGATATTCAGAGGGACGATTTGTCTGAATGAGGCTGCATAATTGAGCGTTGCAGCCTTTCACGTTTTTGCCAACAGGATTTCTCATTCAGCTGAGAGGCCAGGTGAATTGGTGTACCGCACACAGAGAGATAAGGACGCCCAGCCCCACTGTCAAAATCACACGCATGCAACCATCCCTCTCCTTGCACGAGGCCTTTGCTCCCTGCTCTGGACTAAATGATATCATCGGTTGCCAGGGATACAAGGACACAGCGTGCAGAGGAATAGGGAGGGTAAGGCATAAGCAGAGCCATGCACAGGCTGAGGGAGTCAGGAATAGACGTTGAAGCGTTTCACATAAAGGAAGAGCGACAGCCTGGCAGGAGCACGTCTTGACAATGGAGCAGGGCCACAAAAGGGAAAGGAGCCACGGTGTCAGAGGTGACTGCCCCGTCCTTCCACCGCCGTCCAGCATCTCGCTCTTCACGACTGTGACAACTGAGCCAGCGCAAGAGAGTGTTACctgggggatggatggagggagggagggagggatggagggatttaAAAACAGCGCGGCCCTCCCGTCTTTTACATCTGTGCACCAACTGTCTCTGGTATTTCCTCACTGTCTGTactatgtgtgtttgtgtgtcttttgcCAGCGAGCGGGGGATGAATAGGTCTATTTAAAGGCATCCGAGGATTTGCTGTCTTGCTATTCCTGGCTGACAGCAACACTGAATTTTGACCAGAATTTGTCACCCCCTTTTCTCTAATTCATCATAAGGTAAGATCAGTCATGCAAAGCTACTCCAGTTTACCATTAAAACCTTATGAAGATAAAGAGGCAGACATTAGCTGTAATCTATCAATGAACCACTCAGGAACAGAAACGTGGTGTCTGTTACACACTCGGCGTACGTCCGTACTACACTGTTTGCAACGGACCCCAGAGAGTTTCCTGAAAGAGCAACTTAAACCCTCTTGCACATGACATCATTTGGGCCTGGAGCTAAATTCCAGATGTCTGGATTTGACCCTGCACAGATGGGTTTAATGGCTGGAGTCACTGTTGTGTGGAGTCAGACCGAAGCATTTCCAGAGCTGCAGAGGCGTTCTGGCGTGCACTGCAGGGAGTCACCACAGATATCTGCTGTCTGATAGAGTGATGCTGAAataacctgcagcctccagGTTGCAGTGACTGCTCAGTCTCACACAAAGACGAAAGCGCAACACTACCAAGTGGACAAATCCTGCGAACACGAATACGCTCAGAAATGGTGCACACAGAAGCTTGAGTGTTTATATCTTTATCATTAAATGTGAGTAATATACACTGacttctgccacctgctggcatGGAGAATGTCCACAGAACACACTGaaggctgtttttctgtttttgtttaaaaggTTAAAGGCTTCAGTTCGGATTGTTTCCTTTTAGAGCGCATCCACCCAGACATGCTGCGTCTGCTGTACAGTACATGATGGCACAATACAGAACGGAATGTTTGGATAAAGACATTCTTTGCAGCTGATGTGTATGGAGGCCGTTTGTTTCTGTTctcagctctaaaaataaatagatgcaGTTAAATCTAGAAAGCCTGAAGCTCCAGCAGAAACCCTCTGGTTTCAGTTGCTCTAGTAACTGGTTGCAAATGCAGCCTTGAAGAGAGCTCATTGGGTACTCGCTGTAAGTCATTACAGTAGAGCTGCAACAGATGGAGGTGGTAAGATGTCAGCAGTACTACATATTGTTTATATATGACTGCTGGAAATGGACATATATGTAGAAATGGATATCCAATGTATGCAATTAGGGCATTCTGTGCATTTTTTTAGCCCAAAGAGAGGTCTTCCCTCTCTGTAACAACAATACTGTCTTCTAGAATTCTTAGGTCTACCCAAATTAATCCAACccaataaatgaaaatgtgcaGACATAAAACCAGCCAAGCCTGACTCAGCAGAAAATTTAAATGGCTGTAAAGCTTCCTGTACGGTGCACTGCATGTCTGGATGTGGGCACTCTTCATTTCACAGCATGTTGTTTTTCGGTTCCCTCAGAGAAATGTGACGCCAGACAACACAGATTAGAATTAAATACAGCAtcatcatttccttttcctcctttttcccctGGTGTGAGGTTGCCAGGGTCATTCCatttagtgtttgtttgtttgtttttctaatgAGTGGCTGTGGTGAGGTGCTGGGTTCCAGTCATTACAGATGGGCTGTAAGCTCAATGCTGCTCTGGCAGACAGATGATAAAGCCACAGCAGATACCCGACGGTCCAGCGGACCACACGGCATTAGATGATAAACAGGCTATAGATAATGTTGACAATGCGACCCAAACGGTGTAATCACAGACTTCCAGTAGACAACGCTAACTTGTGATCTAGTATTCAGCCTCATGTCTCCTTTGTCTACCCAGGTGGGAAGTGGAGGGCCTCCCAAACACAGACCAAGACTGGTAACCACAGAATACTAGTTTGGGCCTCTGAACTTCATGTGCAGTGAAACCCCACTCATTAATCCTGTCTGTTTCAGGCTGCATGTATCACCCAGCAGAGCTGTACTCTGGCCGTAACACATGGGACTCCTATGCAGCTGGGGGACCTAACCGAGGACAATGGACTCCTTTAGAGAGTCGCCCCTGGAGCCATGCACAGAGGTCGGCAGCAGCATAAGCTTTAATGCACCTACTGCTCTTAGTCTTATTTCTGTGAGAGTGGGGAATGTTTATTATGTTCAGTTACAAACTCATGCTGAGGGGAAAGATTTGTTTAACAAAAATGGTGGGAATTCAAATTTTTGTTGTTGGGTTTCATTAGAGTAGTCCCCCGCTCAGGGAGGGCCTTGCAGAAACTTTGACGGGCACGTTCATGACAAGCCCTTAcgtcagctgcagctgtgcgcATGAGCCCACGCGCACGACTCTGAATAAGGCTGTGAtgtgctcagctgcagctgagagaaGCCTCAGTCTGAAGCAGTTGCAGCTGGCTGTGATGCGTACGACTGTATCTGTGGCTGTCTGTCTGCGGTTTGGGTGCTGATAATAGCAACACCTCTGACACCCATTGAGTCCCGAGCAAACTATAACAGCTACATATACATAGAAACAGCATAACAACAACATAAAGCAGCTCAGAATTGTATTCTATGTGCAGTCAGCTGATTTGCACAAAGCTTCTTGCAGGTACTCttgtttgtttaaatatatGGTGTAACAATTCACGCTTTCCTGTCAATACCACAGACGTCAAGAAGGGCGTAATCAATCACATCATCCCTCAAGTTGGCTTTATAATCGGTGAGTTCTGGTTTTGTATGATCAGTTTGCTGGTTTTTGCACATCTAACGTGATTAATTGCTAAAATCAATTGTGTATCTCTTTGTGTTTGCTCCAGACACCGCTCATTTTTCACCTGCCCTCTCTGTTGGTTTATTTAAACTCTTAGAAAACTAATTTCATTGGCATCGGCCTCCTAAATTGCATCTGTGAATAGTGCTGTCAATGATATCTTTGTTGACAGaaattgggtttgtttttgcccAGGGGTGAGAGGATAGTGAGCCATGTACACGACAAGAACGTCTTAAAGGGCCAAAGACATTCTCTGCGTCCTTGGGATGGTAAAGAGAGACCGTTTGAGCCCAACAGTTGGCATCACGACCCCCCACACTCCTTCCACAATCGCGTTGGTACCAACAATGGTTACGTAACTGCACCTGGCGATTGCTATGCAAACTGGGACAACGGTGTCAGCAATTCTGTGGTGAGACCTGAAGCTTGTTGCTTAGGGGCCTCATGTTCATGGTTGAAGCGTGACAATCATATTTTGATTAGCTGAAACACCTTTGTTTTGTCTGACAGCACGGAGGTCCTCGCCTGCATCGCAATAACAGAGAGCTCCACTCCCACCCAGAGAGATGGGCCCCCTCGCAGTGCCGAAGAAGCTTTCCCAGCAGAATGATCAACAACAGGCCAGGACCCTGGAAGCGGCCAGCACTTCACCAGCGCCGggaccacctccaccagcacagTACATCCCCACAGCACCCATCACCCCTCAGTGATGAGTATCCAgccaagaggaggagggatTTGGCCCCTGATCATGTAAAGTTTGTCAGTTTTTGGAGTTCATTTCTACACAAAACAGCATTTGAGTCctgtgcagcagcaccagccgTTGGTTAAACCACTTGAAATAATGTCGACGCTTCTCCATACAGTCATCTCATCCCGGATCCAGACCATTACTTACTCGACCCCCTTCGCCATCACGCCACCTTTTCAACAACCAAGATGACTGGAAGCCTctcagagagagagtgggaCCAAGCCACCAATCAGATCACAGGACCTCATCATCACAGCAACAGGCAGGCAGCAAATTATTattaaaagctgaaaatatgCTTGATTTCAACTGACTTCAACTATTTTGTATCCTAAAACAAAATGAGCCTTCTGAACATTGGATTTAGTTAAAACTGAAATGTTCAAATTTGCAGGAAACCTCTAAACTACGAGCTGGAGGACACAGCTTGGCTAACAGTAATCTAGCAGCTCTGAACCCGGGTTATGACAGCAGGCCAACGCATCATGGAGGCAGAGGGAAGGTCGAGCGGAAAATCCCCTCTTCACCAGCAGACAACACTCGTGTGCCTTACAGCCACAactatcatcatcactatcagcGGCACACAGGCCATCCCAGAATGCTACAGCACAATCCCTCGCAGTATCCTCCAGAGGAGAAGGACCCACGGAGCTATCACCATAAACAAAGCACAGTAAGGATTGTGCATTTAATAGTGTTACTAAATGATATCACGAATGCTTTGATTTGATGTTGCTCCACAAATTTGACAGATTGCTGAATGGCTCCGTCACTCCTTAATGACTTGGCGGTCTCACACAAAACTCTGATATGATGCTGTTGCCTGCAGGAACTTCAGCGTAATCATCAAAGAGTCATTTCAAGGGACCGCGCATTCTCCGCTTCATCTGCTGCAGACTCGCCACACTACTCATCCCTCCTGTCCAGCCACAAAGATGGAGCGTCTCCTGCCAGCAGCCCACGTCCCCCATCCGGCATGCCTTCATACACGGGGGCCAGCGACAGAAAAGATCGTTCAGTCCTCCGTTACAGTCCCGGCCTCAACGGGCAGCAGAAACTCCAGGGAAGTCCCAATCACACCCCGAGATCTAACCCCACGTCCTCTGTATCTCCTACAAAAAGCAAGTGTTCGGATGTCAAACACAGGAAGACATCGCAGCCGCTCTCCTCAAAACAGACATCCAACAGTCAGTCAAGATTAAGCAAATCATTGAAGGAGTCAGAACACAAGAAATGCAGGAAGC is a window of Takifugu flavidus isolate HTHZ2018 chromosome 14, ASM371156v2, whole genome shotgun sequence DNA encoding:
- the LOC130537266 gene encoding endonuclease domain-containing 1 protein-like, whose translation is MVLVMSAFKRALWMILLLPVLSATVVEDFNHIETCKNSLYMGTPPRGILPPSLKKICQRYADRPRYVTLYDPETRIPVYSAYTFKKTDRSTHVDYPWMYEPQLAETTGNGNMMPFPTGYLHKSFEDTQAVLDDYSNVVQYERGQLNPDQHQSAVEDRAATYSLTNVVPMIREFNIGPWREYVERIRIRLNNFCLGRAYIVTGVTTTGNTIRRNNQNRVGIPDELWSAYCCTDYDVNAPHNVRTLLPSFAAVAMNSLDSEVTEMRVQDLEKHLRGKMKVDENFQIFYANCRSPSSLPFIPENVG